The window ttgattgaatgactgacCAGAGTAACAGTTCCATGGCTAGTGTCACTTCTGCAGTGGGCAAAGTCTTAAACTTCTTTAATTCTGATTTTGTGAGAGCTGTGCCCATGGCTGCTCTTATCCAAAACCACCAGTTTATATTCCCTAATTGCCAGTTGCTCAGTGTCCGTCTCTGAAAACTGTTGTCATTCTATATCACTGACTTCATTCAGAAGATCAAACACACACCTTCTTACAGCTAAGAGGAAAGCTTCTTGATGTCAAACCTAAGAAGCCTTAGGCAGCTGAAAAAGAGACTTGAGAAAGTCATAATCACCAAGGGAATGATGGGAGGATGAGTGGCAAGCAAGTTCCCTTCCTGGCTTCTCAACTGTAGGACATagtcttcctcttcctttgttCAATCTAGGCtaaacagggagaagtgactaCCTGAGCCCCCCTAGGTAAAGGCAAGTTGGTGAGGGCAAAGAGGTGAGAAAATGGGGGAAACCACTTGGGTTTTACAAGTTAAACTCTGGCAAAGAAGCACtgagcaaaaaaaacaaacaaacaaacaaatacctgGAAATCACtgaatctttctgtctctgtctctctctgtgtctctttgtctctatctttctctgtttctgtgtgtgtctctctgtctctgtctgtctcttctctgtctctgtctatctctgtttctctgtctgtctgtctctccctgtctctctgtctctgtctccctgtctgtgtctgtctgtctctctctgtctctgtctctctctgtttctctctctgtctctctctctgtctctctgtctctctctcacctctctcaGAAGCATGAGAATGAGGGTAAGGAAAGGAGAGCATTCTCTCAGTGCATACATCTACTTGTCCCCAATCACCAGCCTCACAGCTATTTTCTAATGGGCCACCCCCTCCAAAGCCCGGACTCTTCTATCCCAGGTCGTGTCCGCTTCCGGTCCCCGAAAGTGGCAATTACATGGTAATCGGAGGAGGGCTGTGTGCAATAACACCCGGGCAGGCGGGCGAGCCGGCAAGCGTAGTTGCCAGGGCAGGCGCTGGGCTCGTCCCCCCAgcggagagaggaaggggagaaggaaaagcctGCCCAGGCTGCAGGCGACGGACCGTTCCACATGGGCAGAACACAACGTGCTTTGTTTGCTCAAGGTAATTGCTCGGCTGGCTCTCGAAAGGAGCTGAATTTCCCGTAAGGTTAACCCTGTGTAGACAGAGGAGTGTCAATCGTGTTGCCCCCAACTCATTTCATTGTGGCCTGGACTCCCTAGAGCCCCTAGTCATAGACTCAAATGACTGAACCGCACCTTTCAcaatactccccccccccccgccttattCCACATCCCATTCAAACAATCAACTGTGTTTGAAGTTAAGTAACACCCACCCAACACACACGaacaggaacacacacacacacacacacacacactcccgcTGAATTGAGACTATTTCATCTTTATGGATCTTTGAAATTAAATAACATCTCCACTCCGTACCCATTCCACCTTTACTATTTCTTTATGAATCGATACGGGGTGAGTAGGTCAAACTCACTACGCTTCAAGGTGGCTTAGTAAATGTGTAAGTACCACCTAGACTCCCTCCAGTCTAAACCACTTAGCATCTCCCAAcgggaaaatacacacacacacacacacctgaggCTTGCCAGTCTAAGTGTGATAATCCATTCTTGAGACCGGATGACTTTCCTAAACCCGTGAATGTAGAAAATTCTCTGTCTTGGTCTATTTCCGCATCCCCCCgtccacacacacccccaaccACGAATTATCTCTAAAGTCTGAGAGGAAACACTTGCTAAGAGCTTCTGAGAGAATAGACCGGTCATCTGGGAGGATTTTAAATCCAGAGCTAGCAAAGCTAATGCTCACCCCCATTGAGACAATAGACAATGAGTTAATTACATTTTTCCTCCTTCTAATTACCCGGGGATTTGTGTAACTGTTCGGTGAGGGGAAGTGGAGGAATCCAAAGATGAGAGGGAAAGGGATCCCTTAGCAGAGCCAGATTAACAGTCCTAACctgaaagggaggggggagggggaagaatcacagcagtttctaaacttttttttccagctAGCCCCACTGCTATCCTGGGGCTATTTTGCTGAATGACTGGCTAAAGATGGTGTTTAAGCCTCACTGTACctatgaaaataaacaaaatagctTTTAGCATTCTCCCGAAACTTGCTTGCACATACGCgtaggtatatacacacacacacacacacacacacacacacacacacacacacacacacaactgactTCATTTGGGAGTTCTAGTTttctcttaaaaaagaaaaaaaaatgttccttggGAACATTCATCCCTCCCATAGGATGGTGCAAGGGATTTTTCCACTTTCACTTAAAATGGACTTTGCTGGGGTGGGATGTGGGGATGAGAGCAGGGCTTACTCTGAGAAACACTGAGCTAGGAATGGGCATGGGGCATTCAGAACTCAGTGAAAGGGGACGGCCGTGGATATGGGAGCCAAGGCAGAGACTCGACATGCACCTAGCTCCAGGAGACAGCAGAAGTTTTTGTGGTTATTCTAAAAAGTTTCAGGACAACTTCTTGGCAAGTGGTCTACCTTACTCCTGGAGAAGGTGGTGGAAGAAAGGAGTTTACGGATGCCTCATTCTTACAGGGATTACAACTTCAtcacctcctttccccttccccacccccagccccaaagTGTGTCAGAAGATGAAACACGTCTGAGGACGGGAAGGAAGGAGGGCTGCTCGCCTTACCTTGAGGCTTGGAGGCCTCCGTGGTGTTTGGAGGGGTCATAGCAATGCAGACGTCTCCCTCTGGGAACTTGTCACACTTGAGCATCTCTGGCCAGTAGAAGCCAAAGAACTGCATGACGGGTTCACAGGAGTCCCGCACAGCCTCGCAGAGCCAGCGGCATGGATAAATGGGCCGGTCCAGGCAGACTGGGGCAAAGAGGGAGcagaggaagacctgggtgccGATGTGACAATTTTTGTTGAGCAGGGGCACCCAGCTGCTCGCCTGCTGCTTCACCTCGGCCATCGTCTCATGCTCCAGCAGGTTGGGCAATACCATCTTCTTGTAACCAACATTGTGGCACAGCCTCAGGTCCACTGGGATGTCCACACACTGAGGGGGCTTGGTGTAGAACCGCCCGCTCTGGTAAGAGCCGATGTCCGACTGGAAGCTCACATAGTCATACTCACTGGCCATGCCACCAGCCCAGAGACCGGCAGCAAAGGCCACTAGTACCCCCACAGGGGGCCAGCAGCGGCCCCGGGAGTGGTGCGCCCTACCCATCCTTGGCCCAGAGTCAGATCAACTTTGGGGCTGCTCTCTCTGGCCGCAGAGAGGTCTCACCGTGCAGAAAGTTTGGAGGCTCCTGCCAGTGATCCTCGGGGACAAAAGAAGCCTCCTCCACCCCTAGCCCCCACCCGCCCAGTTGCTGCACACTCCTGCCCAATCCAGTAAACCTTGTACTCTTCCCTCTGGGTTTGGGTGGGTGGCGGGTGGTGGGcaatgggtggggaggggaggggaagggagcgGAGCAAATACAGCCCGGTCTGTCcgtcttttccctccttccttccctggccCGCGGGGCGAACAGCACCGACTCCCGGAGGCTGCAGGCTGGAGAGTGTGCCCCGTGCTCTTGTTAGAAGAACCCTCGGAGTCTAGCCTCTCAGCCAATCAGCTCCGAGCTGCGCCTTTCTGCACTCTTTCCCCCGTGTCAGTCACGGCCTCAATTAACCAATCGTTTCACTTGCAAGAGTACTCAGTTTGGTAAAGCTAAATACAGGTCAACACCCCTTAAAACAAAAccgagagagaagggggagaagagagggcggggggggggggaggaggagagacagacagacagacagacacacacgcgcgcgcgcgcgcgcgtgcacacacacacacacacacagaaagaaaaatgccTAATGCTATAACTGAGGCTTTGCAGAAAAGCAGGGAACTTTAAATGACTGACaaacctctaaagtcccttccagttttaagtcTACGATCCTAGGGACCCTAACAGGCATCCGACATTTGGacaattttctattctttcttttctcttgctAACCCACCGACCTCCGAGCACCAGGCTGGTAGGTCAATTCCTATGTTCTGATCTCTGTAGCTACTGGCCACTTCAGAGCTAGCCAGGGTGTGGCAGGCGATGTGTGGACAGGTATCTCAGAAAGATTAACTGGCTGAGAAGTTTCCACATAGGACAATTTGCAAATTTCTCTTAACTCCTCAACACCAATAACTTGGGGTTTCTGAAGCCACTTTCTGGCCAAGTCAAGGGGGTTGGTTGGGGTTGACATGCCTCTTGTTTTGGAAATGCACCACCTTTCACACAGTATTAAGGAAAGTTGCCCTGAACCAATATTAAAGATTCCCAGGAGAATTTCAGAGCTCTGTGAAATACCACTTTTGTGTTCATACTTGAGAAAAGAATCCTGGATCCATGATCCTATGGTTTTATACTGTGCTTAAACATTAACATCGATGGAGTCATTAACCATGATGGTATACGAATATCATGCATACACTTGTGTATGCTAGTCAAGACATTAGAAACACATACTCACATATCAGCGTTACTTCTATCTCATCCCTAACTCAGGTACCCAGGCTGTAAGATGGGGTTTAGACCAGAAACATAAATAAGCATAGTACAACAGGGATGTCATCCATGACCATGGCCTGGTCCTCCATGGGGCTCTCACCCATATTCTATCCCAATCCAGGAAAATGGGCACACAAAGCAGAAACAAAGGGAACTTTGAGGACTATTGTCTCCACTCTGGGATTGTATCCACTCTGCACTAAAGGGGGAACAACTCTcctgggagtcagaaaacctgaggaCAAGGGACAACGACATTGGGTGAGTCGGTTCacatctctgtgtctcagtttcattTGAAAAGAAAGGTCTCCTGTCAAAAATAggctttgagctgagtcttgaagaaagccagggaaaatgagggaagggtaaggggtgggggtggggaacagcaTTCTAGGACAGCAAGGAGACTAGATAGTGTCAGGAACTGAAAATAGGCTAATGTTATATTGAAGAACGCATACAAAGAAGTAAGGTATAGCTAGGAAGatgagaaaggtaggaaagggctagtttctgaagaactttaaataaaaagctggggcagctataaaatctgacctcagacacttgacacttactagctgtgtgaccctgggcaagtcacttaaccctcattgccctgccaaaaaaaagaaaagtatttaaaaaataaataaataaaaagctgaGGAGTTTACACTTGATTTATAGAGCCCATTTCAGGATTTACAGAGTCCTTTATCTACGTGTTCTCTTTGGATCTTCACAATAGTCTTGGGGAAAAGGTCACACTAGgattaccatccccattttatagatgagaaaagtgagaacCAAAGCAGTATGGTAACTCCCCTACAGTTACAAGGTAAGTGTCAGACCTGGAACATGAGACCATTAGTTCAGAACTCTTCTCACTTCACCATGTATGTGACTCATTTTCAGAAGCAACTTCAACAACAGAAAGAAGTCTACTCCAAAGTTCCCTTTTCCCCTATTTTGTGGGTATTCTGGGATACGGATGGAGTAGAGGTGACAGCTCTCTAGAAAGCCAGCATGTGCTCATGGATATTCCAGTTGAATCAAAGGATCTCAAGCTGGAAAGGTCATAACATCATAAAGTTAGAACTGAAATCGCCTTGAGAGACTATCTAGTCTGACCccgtcattttgcagatgaagaaactaagggccagagaagttaagcaatgtTCTCaaggtctcaaaaaaaaaaattaaacagtggAGCTTCCAATCAAATTCAGATTTTCTGATCATAAATCCATCATCCTTTCAACTATACCATTTTTCCTTGGCATGATGCCACCCCACCTGGCACAAGGACTCAAGGACCTGAATGACTAAGACAGGCATGGCAGAAACTCAGCCTGGCTCTTCTAGCTTGTTTGCTAGGCTCCAGAATGCTTTAGGGAAGCTTGGTCTCAACCCCACAGACCTCATTTCTTATTGGACTGATTCCAAAGAAAACTATGGCACTTGTGAAGAGATAGAGCTCTTTTCTTAAAGACATAGCACCACTGACACAAGTATGACTCAATTGTGCTGGGATGGAGTATTCAAAGTCTTCCTAGGACCAAAGAAATGATGCAGACAGACTATGGGAGACAAGAAGTTAATCCAGAAACAATGGCTAATGCTCTGCCTCAAGAGTCCATGGGGCCATACTCCTTAAAGAAACTAGCCAGCAGGAGCTCAAGGgacatttagagaaaaaaaaaaattgtttgcttCTGGAATAGTTCTGCTGTTTAGTCCAACCTTTAATTCCAAGCCAAATTTCcctgcttaatgaatatttgtgaGGGGCTGTATTTGCAGACAGATGCATTCTACCCCAACCCAGACTTCACTGGACttcaattttcttcctcttctcctgttTGCCATGGATGATAgcctttgttgttcttgttgttgagttgtttcagtcttgcCTGGCTCTTCATcaccctctttttttggggggagggtctgGGGAAGTTCTTgactaagatactggagtggtttgtcatttccttctccagctcattttacagatgaggaactgaagcaaaaaaggttaagtgacttgcccagggtcacacagctagtaagtctctgaggccagatttgaactcaggaaaaagcccagcactctatccactatgtcacttagctgcctggtTGCCTTTCCCCCAGCTTAAATTTCCCCAAACTGGTTCTGATGACCAGCCCCTTAACCCTCTATATCCCTTATCCCTTGTCGTATCAAACTATGGGGGAAATGGAGTGGAGGTTGACTTGAATCAAACCTTAAGAATCATTAGTGCTCCTGAACAAGATTTCCTTATGAATATCTCCAGCTTTGCTGAGGTTTTGTCTCAGAGACCTAAGCAGCCAATGGCATGGCAGCTAAAATCCTTCTTGAATTTTCATTCTGGCCTGGCTCTTTACAATACCCCTACTCCTTTCCAAACACTCTTGTTGGCCTAGCTTTGGGCCAGTAGACCAGTGATGGGATGCAATTGTCTCAAGGACAAAGGCAGAGAGTCTATGTGTCCCAATTTCGAATACCCACTGAGCAAtatccccaaaccaaaaacccagGATTGTTCTGGCTATGTAAGAAACTCCTATCCTGGAAGCCTCCATTCACATGGTCATCTCATTGTTGCCAGATATAGTTCCCAGTAGTAGAGTAACTATTAGCCTCTACCAGAGGATGGGAACACATTATAAAGGGCTATATTGTGCCAGAATGGTTGATTTGCTTTATCCATagtgttgagggcaccaccatacCCCCAGGTTTACGACCCCAGTGTCATCCTCAATTGTTGACTCACActcaccccccatatccaatctgttgccaaatcttgtcattttaccttcacaatatGACTTACATAatacccttctctccactcacacaacagccctcatcacttcctacctggactgttgcaatagacTGTTGGTTGGTCTTGCTGCTTCATGGGTCTTCCCTACTCTGTTCCATCTTCccttcagctgccaaagtgatcttcctaaaacacaagtctgagcACGTCACATGCAGCTCTCAACTCCATAAACCCCCATGGCTCCATATTATCTCCTGAATCAAATGTGAAATCCTCTGATTATCATTTCAagttctttacaacctggccccttcctatgtTTGTTGCCATATTAAAATTTGCATGTGCTCCATTATCCAGCAATATCAATCTtcttgctgctgctactacatGACATTCTACTCTTTCTGTGCCTCTTCACTGGCTGTCCCATGCCTAAAATACCccccccttctcatctctgcctactgagttcccttcaagattcagctgaaGCCCTGTCtcctgcaggaggcctttcctcattctctttcttccctgtcCTCTCCCTATCCTATCCCTCTGGCATTACCTCCCTTTTATTCTATATGAATCTTATAGATGCCtggttatttacatattgtctccccattcGAATTTAAATACCTTGAGGGAACAGActgttcttgcctttcttttcatccccCAGCACTTTAGGATAATGTCTGGAATGCAataaacacttactaaatgtttgttgcagttatgatatataattgtaaaggaattctactgtgctttaagaaatgactagcaggatggtatcaggaagacttatatgaactgatgcaaagtaaaatgaaaagaagtggGAGCTCATtatgcacagtaacaacaatattataaggacaatcaactgtgaaaggcttagctactctgatcaagacaatgatccaagaaaactccaaaggactcatgatgaaaaatgctatccacctccacagagaactgatgaactctaagtgaAAATTGACctatttttgcaacatggctaatatggaaatatgttttacatgatttcacatgtataattttgtaatgattggaatgacgccacctgctggagacttactgtagaaaagctccgccatgaaggaaggtctttgagggcaggaccatgcgtcttttctttggtgtcaggaagtgacgtttgctggtaggaggaggaagggaaagccGGGagctctgcctctgtctcttttcctggggatgctggtggagaagggagctagaaatgcgctctccctttaatagataggaatctaggccttttcttctctctttaccaaattcttattctccttaataaatgcttaaaagtctaactcttgctaaagcttataatttattggcaaccacgcattagatattttagacagtttaactagaattttagcccttaacaatttatatattgtttgccaagggagagaatttggaacacaaaatcttttaaaatgaatattaaaaataaaaaattactaatatggaaatatgtttttcatgattgcacatatataacctgtatcagattccttaccatctcagggaatgGAGAGAttagggagggatagaatttagaactcaaaacctttttttaaaaatggatgtttaaaattgtttttccatgtaatgggggggggagtaggGAATACAGGTTGGGCCAAAAGgtacaaaggggtttcaatatataataactcctttatcttttttcttaatttacaatactatagcatcatatgcagtatatataggaagtgaatttacattatatgggaaaaaataaaatcttgtaaatggcaaaaagtaaagaaaaaataattctcaaaaagttattaaaatatcatgacttttggcctatcctgtattattttaaataaataaataatgttttaaaatatgtagATGCTTCTTGCCAGACTGACTGACAtgtagtcttttctttttcaggataTGTCCAACtttggaatcaaatgagatcatattttcaaagcacttagctcagtgtctggcacatagtaggtatttaataaatgcttattccccatTTTCTACTATGAAAACACAAGGGAAATTTCCTAATGGTGAGAgttgtcccaaagtagaatggtaTACCTTGGGAGGGTAGGATAGTTTCCCATCACACGTGGTCTTCAGACAGAGTCTAGGCAACCTCTCATTAGGGACAGTGCATAAAGGGATAAAGGCTTGATTAAGTCTAAGTtgccttccaaatctaaaattcaATGATTCACAATGAATTGCAACACTGCATTGCTCAACTTTTGTATGTGGAAGTTCAGTTTCTTTGTTCCTTAGTAgggtatggggtggggggcagagtggtgatagggggaggagggaaaaagatggaaaagaggCATACAGAGGATTCTATAGAATATTATTGACCTTAGGTCAGTCATATCCCATTCTAGGCTTCAATTTATTCAACTGTAAGATAAAAGAGTTGGATTATATGATTTTGAGAACTTTATGGAGCTTAGATTCCATGACTCTAAGTTCTGGGGAATTCTCTGTCATATTGATAGAGTCAGAGAATTCCAAAATTCCAATCTGTAAATTGAGAAGCAAGccctttttcctttctggatgggggagatgggagagagggaaggaacaaaaaaaaagaagaaaagtaaagaagaaaggaagaagagcttAAAACATTGTTTCCCTTTTCAAAAGAGGTTCCAATCTTTCCCACACTGTCAGCAGTCCAGTCAGGAAATCAGGGACTCAGAAGCAGACATACTCATGCCTACCATGGAAAGTTGTAGACATTCTTAGCAAAAGTttcaggggagagaggaaaggatgagGAAACCCTTACATAGTGATGGAAGATGTCCTAGTATTCTCTCCAGAGTGGcaagagaagcaaaagaagacCACCAATAGCTAGTAGGACAGATGAGCCACCTCTTTCCACTTTGGGAGGCTCTAGGAAATCGAAAGTGAAGCAGCACATGTTTCAGTGACAGGAGGCCCATAAATCTGCCAGGATGGCTGTGGGGAGGAGACTAGGAGCCAGGATGCATTCTCCATGGAGCCTGGTGCTTGTTTACCTAACCTGTTCATGGCAGGAAAGTGCCCTGGCCTCCACTTGCCTTTCTCAAAGGACCTAGCTATGGTGGGAGGAGGGGTGGGTTTTGCAGGGCAGGAATGAGTTGCCATCTGTTTCCCAACCATGTCCCTACCAGGGGTACCTTTCATACCAATGGCCATGGGAGCAAGACTGTCTATAGGGTGTGGTTGTAGGAACACTTCCAAGAGCCtaccatccccctccccccccacacacacacacaaatacaaacacacattGTCTTCTCCTCCTACACCATCATTCATGGCTGGAATGCCACCAGAATCATGATTTGGGATCCAAGTCTAGGACATGCCCCTTATACTGTAACTCCACCCCCATACCTTGCCAAGAAGTAATCCACTAAACTATAATCAGTCATTAACTCTTCATATTGGAAAGATTTTAAGGAATGAATCCATGCATATAGTCTACTGAGAGAGCAAGTTTAGATagagaaaaaaggtagaaatgtAGGTCTTTGTCATAGAAGGGGTCCTTTGTCATGTATGAATTAGACTAGAATGccattaaggtcccttccaactctaaacttctatgatcctatgaaaagaTACATGTGAATTGGGGGAAACTGACAGTGTATAACAGAAACTGTCCCTCTGACCAACTATCAGTGATGAAATATGATGAAATAAACAGAagtaataaaatacataatataggGTAGAACTAGGAGCACTGGACGAAAGTTGTAGAGAGATGGGCTTCAATTTGATACAAGGGGAAAActttaataattagagctatccaaaaactGAATGGGCTTCCTCTGAGAGATATGGAGTTCCCAGTCACTGGAGGTCATAAAATCATAACTTTAGAGCTGAAAACAATAtgtgaggtcatctaatccaactcactcattttgcaaacaagaaaaatgaaatcccAAAAGATTAAATCATTGGTCAAGATCACATCCATTAGTatcagaagcagtatttgaatGCAGCTCTTCTGATTCTATGGTCAATGCTTTTAACACTGTTGTTTTTTATCCTTCATACctgaagagaaacaaaatgacaTCATAATGTTAGtgtttgactgtggctgatcagaccaatataagctgggaaggctctaccacaggttgaaCACAAAAAGTTTTAACACTACCACAAAACTGGATGTCTGCTTGTCAGGGATGTTATCATGGAAATTCTTGATTTGAATAGGGATGTGGACTCAATGgccctgaagtcctttccaactcaaatAGTCTATAATGTGAATGGTTGTATCCGTTGGGACTTTTTGAATGGTTTGTAGAAAACAACCAAAGATGAAGTTGTGAATTCatgcaaccattttggagaacaatttggagatATGCTCAAAGGGCcgttaaactgtgcataccctttggcccagcaatatcactacaaGGTCTATattctaaagagatcaaagaagaggggaaattatttatttgtacaaaaaaaaattagcagctcttttttagtggtggcaaaggacTGAAATCAAGATAATGCCCATCAGTTGGCAAAtagctaaagaaattgtggtatatgactgtcatggaatactattatgatataagaaaggataagcaggatagtttcagaaaaacctgagaagactcatatgaacttatgcaaagtgaagtgagcagaaccagaagaacattgtacatagtaacagcttATTGTAACAATAAACAACTGTTAAAGACTTAGTTAATCTGGTcaacacaatgatccatgacaattccaaaggattcataaagaaaaaatgttatacacctccagagagagaactgatgaactctgagtgcatattgaagcatattttttttcactttattttaatgggtttttttcacaacatggctaatatggaaaaatgttttgcatgacttcatatatatatataataggtattgaatttcttaccttctcaatgtgtgggggagggagtggagggaaagggagattttggaactgaaaataatttttaattaagaa is drawn from Dromiciops gliroides isolate mDroGli1 chromosome 2, mDroGli1.pri, whole genome shotgun sequence and contains these coding sequences:
- the SFRP1 gene encoding secreted frizzled-related protein 1, with the translated sequence MGRAHHSRGRCWPPVGVLVAFAAGLWAGGMASEYDYVSFQSDIGSYQSGRFYTKPPQCVDIPVDLRLCHNVGYKKMVLPNLLEHETMAEVKQQASSWVPLLNKNCHIGTQVFLCSLFAPVCLDRPIYPCRWLCEAVRDSCEPVMQFFGFYWPEMLKCDKFPEGDVCIAMTPPNTTEASKPQGTAVCPPCDNEMKSEAIIEHLCASEFALRMKIKEVKKENGDKKIIPKKKKPLKLGPIKKKELKKLVLYLKNGADCPCHQLDNLNNHFLIMGRKVKAQYLLTAIHKWDKKNKEFKNFLKKMKNHECPTFQSVFK